In Methanobacterium bryantii, the following proteins share a genomic window:
- a CDS encoding zinc dependent phospholipase C family protein gives MVFLLVVPLLISPAAAWSGQTHQTMASQIYNSLPLSVQHNLNLNEMKRGAVAPDNVFKDQTNHLYPKSYPKAVSWLKAGRSAYRSGNYKYASYCFGVASHYIEDTFSAPHCYVGETHNQHVAYEKQSNNMKPSVRYVSGTIRYIMSSGYLQGKKDMKTWLKTRSSSIVRKDLNSGASAAYSMIRNCV, from the coding sequence ATGGTTTTTCTGCTGGTGGTTCCCCTACTAATTTCACCAGCAGCAGCATGGAGTGGACAAACACACCAAACTATGGCAAGCCAAATTTACAACTCGCTACCATTATCAGTACAACATAATTTAAACTTGAATGAAATGAAAAGAGGGGCAGTAGCCCCTGACAACGTTTTCAAAGATCAAACTAACCATTTATACCCTAAATCCTACCCTAAAGCCGTAAGCTGGCTTAAAGCAGGTAGATCAGCTTATAGAAGTGGTAACTATAAATATGCAAGTTACTGTTTTGGAGTAGCTTCCCATTACATTGAAGACACCTTTTCAGCCCCACACTGCTATGTAGGAGAAACACATAATCAGCATGTTGCATACGAAAAACAATCCAACAATATGAAACCCTCAGTAAGATATGTAAGCGGGACCATAAGGTACATAATGTCTTCAGGTTACCTACAAGGAAAAAAAGATATGAAAACATGGCTTAAAACTAGAAGTTCATCTATTGTCCGAAAAGACTTAAACAGCGGTGCATCAGCAGCTTACAGCATGATTAGAAATTGTGTATAA
- a CDS encoding glycosyltransferase, with translation MNKFWNNVILPIIESINASYIVEVGSDTGINTRNILEYCVEHDAHMTAIDPSPNFNFEEFELKYEDKFEIYRELSISRLPLLENYDVILLDGDHNWYTVYNELKIIEKNFKNKKFPLVILHDIGWPYARRDLYYNPENIPEAYRQPYKKLGMYPGQTDLKNQGGLNRHLYNSIYENNPKNGTLTAVEDFIDESDLKFSFKLIKAFHGLGILFIKNDEMETIIKEIIEKADLLNNLEEERVKLLIAHSESNLQGNSLKKELNENKKKLEYVENRLNLTELKSANETKLIQKKEEQLKNIKDQLNQTKTRLDQTEGRFEQIKDHLNLSNELIQKKEEQLRNAKDQLNQTINNLKQTEIKLKSSNDLAKETKKQLEKTEIQLKLSLELIQEKEAFIDEIENELKQTKNQLESSNKLVQEKQSIIDNIKKKKKKTVKELNSQIDDLKVSLIEMEYLSNKDRPLIQRLISRFPSLYILFNMNETGFKHALINIKGHNTIKNDNLFDIGFYLKNNKSVRLSGMDPILHYLYHGFKEGKKPSPTFNSDYYLKRYKDVKNSNLNPLIHYGLYGKNEGRKTTIIKNQNKAKKNKRIQLKSDYNVIYDSGLFDADWYLKKNPDVVSANMDPLVHFIRHGANENRDPNPNFSISVYLQKNSDIVSSGMNPLVHYIKYGIKEDHKDQFAVNNNYYITKEKEPLVLTEMEAKEKYEKIINKNASLIDLYHFDSNDPLVSVIILNRNGLEHLKRLFRNFKENIKYPNYELIVVDNASTDNSINLLEKLSETLPIKIIKNIENKSFSEANNQAVKSAKGEYLLFLNNDIEPTYGWLNQMMRTALKTNNLGSVGAKLIYPDCSNSVYNKNNSFKIQHMGIAFQNLNIFYRPYNMGTGLEPFDSDSNLERARAGNTAAVLLVKKDTYLEVGGLDEGYYYGYEDVDFCLKLLKKGYKNIYCPKALLFHYEFGSEEKIKDPKYRDTKFETNKNLLISKWHNWISDNFFMDKLNNNGIFSENPLKVAFVVTESGENASAGDYFTALELGEALKKLGWEISFLSRRGHENWYKVGEDVDVLISLLDIYDPREIKCSNKSLVKIAWSRNWFDKWVSNPGFPDYDIIFASSETACAYIKEKSGMETLLLPLATNEDRFNDKILQNKKYSCDYCFTGSYWNDPREIIEMLDPESMPYEFKLYGKNWDKMDKFKKYDQGFLNYFNLPEVYASTKIVINDANRVTKEYGSTNSRVFDATASGALVLTNGEVGAKETFKGKIPVFRSKEELNELIKYYLENESARLSKVKELQEFVLRNHTYKIRADILKETLKEYYKTKGYIVCPICGFKSSEFLSFGNPPRKNVLCPNCGSLERHRATYLTLKEKTDIFEENTRMLHIAPEEAFTEIFSKHENIDYLPVDLDMDVPYVKEKMDIQNINYPDDTFDFILCSHVLEHVPNDKKAMKELYRVLKPNGTIIILEPINRSLKETRENSYDVLPELKSERYAKNDKLRSYGLDFSDKLRNAGFKVISDDFVKNFNKKIVNRYGLNYKDVLCYCTKAKKYGVSVLMPAHNNENTIERAINSVLNQTFTDYELIIVDTGSTDNTEILINEKYGDHLNEKIKYFKHENSGTKKALNKGLAEAQGKIIAYLDSGNYWFESYLEKMVSALFKNNKNTAYTGIEVENITKNKTFVKKVKYSRNQLLENNYIDLNVFVHKKFIYDQLGGLNESLTHLEDWDLILRYTRLNEPYFVDETLAKCFLNDEFKVNSNVNLDNNRSMVHKIHKNERIEKGLDNLNIGYVLWDFPAFSQTFVMNELRWLVENNYNVKVFYKIRPDKEAELDFDIEAYQIENENDLIEKIEEFDINMLHSHFVYPACTLLTYPAAKKTGVSFTVFAHAIDIFHHDNDKRNKIREISQSHYCKKIFVLGNFHYNYLAERGVPKGKLMLLRQATKYEIKNEINRDMHRFKREIKDVITVTRFVEKKGIDTLIETAKILEQEDLNFKIYGYGPLEEDLQTQINELNLKNVTIEGPIKGNAVKKAYLDGDIFVLPCRRASNGDMDGMPTVIFEAMAYGVPVITTNVSSIPEFVLDNYCGFIVNPNDPVALANKIQYVRGMDKNKLFTILKHAQKQVQKSSSVEETIETMIDIWSNNKIDLFMITYQKQQYKDLKTIKEILDRIFKHTTVDFDLTIVDNDSDEDFKNFIQEYARKYSNIRLVFLHDNLLCGPASNIALDLMNNDFAIYICSNEGFILKHGWEYKALKYMRNNKNVGIAGDLAYSQNYYNGKTYKNQEFFSKFRNKEYIVGNDDVGFKHVQGGIYILRRDTYEQCGGFNPLLPQGYMDVEYSYYLQSMDWELGVIPEWISLTKKTRPEFYAYLDENTTFVHPLKLEDVNQIENKSLNRCNICNGELVDNICTICRSDSSERAIYRIIGKTDKLYRSLTCTLLLKNNNIHEMFEKMFTVINKPYSTKNVNENLEDVLEILESSDVLVTNLNFDITNYEKLLKMMVNRVNDRGLLLLQLSNDELLNKYIKEFLTDQRFVIDTVDFVSNKLVNDEFLVAERDI, from the coding sequence ATGAATAAATTTTGGAATAATGTAATATTACCAATTATTGAGAGTATTAATGCTAGTTATATTGTTGAAGTTGGTTCAGATACTGGCATAAATACCCGTAATATCTTGGAATATTGTGTAGAACACGATGCGCATATGACGGCCATTGATCCATCTCCTAATTTTAATTTTGAGGAGTTTGAATTAAAGTATGAAGACAAATTTGAAATTTACAGGGAATTAAGCATAAGTAGATTACCTTTGCTTGAAAATTACGATGTAATTTTATTAGATGGGGATCACAACTGGTATACGGTTTACAACGAATTAAAAATAATTGAAAAAAATTTTAAAAATAAGAAGTTTCCTTTAGTAATTTTACATGATATTGGCTGGCCTTATGCTAGAAGAGATCTTTATTATAATCCTGAAAATATACCTGAGGCTTACAGGCAGCCATATAAAAAATTAGGGATGTATCCTGGCCAAACAGATTTGAAAAATCAAGGTGGGCTAAATCGCCATCTTTATAACTCTATTTATGAAAATAATCCTAAAAACGGTACATTAACTGCTGTAGAAGATTTTATTGATGAATCTGACTTGAAATTTTCTTTTAAACTCATTAAAGCATTTCATGGGTTAGGTATTCTATTTATTAAGAATGATGAAATGGAAACTATTATTAAAGAAATTATAGAAAAAGCTGATTTATTGAATAACCTTGAAGAAGAGCGAGTAAAACTTTTAATTGCACATTCTGAATCAAATCTCCAAGGTAATTCGCTTAAAAAAGAACTAAACGAGAATAAAAAAAAATTGGAATATGTAGAAAATCGGTTAAATTTAACTGAATTAAAATCAGCTAATGAAACAAAATTAATCCAGAAAAAAGAGGAACAACTAAAAAATATAAAAGATCAGTTAAATCAAACAAAAACTCGGTTAGACCAAACTGAGGGCAGATTTGAGCAGATAAAAGATCATTTAAATTTATCTAATGAATTAATCCAGAAAAAAGAAGAACAACTAAGAAATGCAAAGGATCAGTTAAATCAAACAATAAACAACTTAAAACAAACAGAAATTAAATTAAAATCATCAAATGACCTAGCCAAAGAAACTAAAAAGCAATTAGAAAAAACAGAAATCCAGTTAAAATTGTCTTTAGAGTTAATTCAGGAAAAAGAAGCATTCATTGATGAAATAGAAAATGAGTTAAAACAAACAAAAAACCAACTAGAATCCTCAAATAAATTAGTTCAAGAGAAACAAAGCATTATTGACAATATTAAAAAAAAGAAAAAAAAGACAGTTAAAGAATTGAATTCACAAATCGATGATCTTAAAGTTAGTTTAATTGAAATGGAATATCTAAGTAATAAAGACAGACCTCTTATTCAGAGATTAATTTCAAGATTCCCTAGTTTATATATCCTTTTTAATATGAATGAAACAGGCTTTAAACATGCTTTAATTAATATTAAGGGTCATAATACGATTAAAAATGATAATTTATTTGATATAGGATTTTATTTAAAAAATAATAAAAGTGTTAGATTATCTGGTATGGATCCTATTTTACATTACCTGTATCATGGTTTTAAAGAAGGTAAAAAGCCCAGTCCTACATTTAACAGCGATTATTATTTGAAGAGATATAAAGATGTCAAAAATTCAAATTTAAACCCGTTAATACATTATGGATTATATGGAAAAAATGAAGGAAGAAAAACTACAATTATTAAAAATCAGAATAAAGCCAAGAAAAATAAAAGAATTCAATTAAAATCAGATTATAATGTTATATATGATTCTGGTTTGTTTGATGCTGATTGGTATTTAAAGAAAAATCCAGATGTTGTGAGTGCTAATATGGATCCATTAGTTCATTTCATTCGTCATGGGGCAAATGAAAATCGAGATCCTAATCCCAATTTTTCAATATCTGTATATCTTCAGAAAAACTCAGACATCGTATCATCCGGGATGAATCCACTTGTACATTACATTAAATACGGAATTAAGGAAGATCATAAAGATCAATTTGCAGTAAATAATAATTATTATATAACTAAAGAGAAAGAGCCACTAGTATTAACTGAAATGGAAGCAAAAGAAAAATATGAAAAAATAATAAATAAAAATGCTTCATTAATTGATTTATATCATTTTGATAGTAATGATCCTTTAGTTTCTGTTATTATATTAAATAGGAATGGACTTGAACATTTAAAGCGGTTATTCAGAAATTTTAAAGAAAATATCAAGTATCCTAATTATGAACTAATTGTAGTAGACAATGCGTCCACTGATAATTCTATAAATCTTTTAGAAAAGCTTTCAGAAACGTTACCAATTAAAATAATAAAGAACATTGAAAATAAGTCTTTTTCTGAGGCAAATAATCAGGCGGTTAAAAGTGCAAAGGGTGAATATTTACTGTTTTTAAATAATGACATTGAACCCACGTATGGTTGGTTAAATCAGATGATGAGAACAGCATTAAAAACAAATAATTTAGGATCAGTAGGCGCTAAATTAATTTATCCTGATTGTTCTAATTCAGTTTATAATAAAAATAATTCTTTTAAAATTCAGCACATGGGGATAGCATTCCAAAATTTAAATATTTTTTATAGACCGTATAATATGGGCACTGGTCTTGAACCATTTGATTCTGATAGTAATTTAGAAAGGGCTAGAGCAGGAAATACTGCTGCAGTTTTACTTGTAAAAAAGGACACATATTTAGAAGTAGGTGGATTAGATGAAGGATATTACTATGGTTATGAAGATGTTGATTTTTGCCTTAAATTACTGAAAAAAGGATATAAAAATATTTATTGCCCAAAGGCACTTCTTTTCCATTATGAATTTGGATCAGAAGAAAAAATAAAAGATCCTAAATATAGAGATACTAAATTTGAGACTAACAAAAATTTGCTTATAAGTAAATGGCATAACTGGATCTCTGATAATTTCTTTATGGATAAGTTAAATAATAATGGTATTTTTTCTGAAAATCCACTGAAAGTCGCTTTTGTTGTTACTGAAAGTGGTGAAAATGCTTCTGCAGGGGATTATTTCACCGCATTGGAACTTGGTGAAGCCTTGAAAAAACTTGGTTGGGAAATAAGTTTTTTATCCAGAAGAGGGCATGAAAACTGGTACAAAGTTGGAGAAGACGTGGACGTTTTAATATCATTATTAGATATTTATGATCCTCGGGAGATTAAATGTTCAAATAAATCTTTAGTTAAAATTGCATGGTCTCGTAACTGGTTTGATAAATGGGTTTCTAACCCGGGATTTCCAGATTATGATATTATATTTGCATCTAGTGAAACTGCATGTGCTTATATAAAAGAAAAGAGTGGAATGGAAACTTTATTACTTCCACTTGCTACCAATGAAGATAGATTCAATGATAAAATTTTACAAAATAAAAAATATTCATGCGATTACTGTTTTACTGGCAGTTATTGGAATGACCCCCGTGAAATTATTGAGATGTTAGACCCGGAAAGTATGCCCTATGAATTCAAATTGTACGGTAAAAATTGGGATAAGATGGATAAGTTCAAAAAGTATGATCAGGGTTTCCTAAATTATTTTAACTTACCTGAAGTTTATGCATCTACAAAAATCGTTATTAATGATGCTAATCGAGTAACTAAAGAATACGGATCTACAAACAGCAGGGTCTTTGATGCTACTGCAAGCGGGGCTTTGGTATTAACTAATGGAGAAGTAGGTGCAAAAGAAACGTTTAAAGGTAAAATACCAGTTTTTAGATCCAAAGAGGAGCTAAATGAATTAATTAAATATTATCTAGAGAATGAAAGTGCAAGATTATCCAAAGTTAAAGAACTACAAGAATTTGTATTACGAAACCATACTTACAAAATCAGAGCCGATATATTAAAAGAAACATTAAAAGAGTATTATAAAACAAAAGGGTATATAGTATGCCCTATATGTGGTTTCAAGTCATCTGAATTTTTATCATTTGGTAATCCTCCACGAAAAAATGTTTTATGCCCTAATTGTGGTTCATTAGAAAGACATAGGGCCACATACCTCACCTTAAAAGAAAAAACAGATATTTTTGAAGAAAACACCAGAATGTTGCATATAGCTCCCGAAGAAGCATTCACTGAAATTTTTTCAAAACATGAGAACATCGATTATTTACCTGTAGATTTAGATATGGACGTGCCTTATGTAAAAGAAAAAATGGATATTCAAAACATAAATTATCCAGATGATACATTTGACTTTATTCTTTGTTCACATGTACTTGAACACGTACCTAATGATAAAAAAGCTATGAAAGAATTATATAGAGTTTTAAAGCCTAATGGAACTATCATTATTTTAGAACCTATTAATCGTTCATTAAAAGAAACTCGCGAGAATTCATATGATGTTCTCCCTGAATTAAAATCAGAAAGGTATGCTAAAAATGATAAACTAAGATCGTATGGTTTAGATTTCTCGGATAAATTAAGAAATGCAGGATTTAAAGTTATTTCAGATGATTTTGTTAAGAACTTTAATAAAAAAATTGTAAATCGTTATGGTTTGAATTATAAAGATGTTCTATGTTATTGTACCAAAGCCAAAAAATATGGTGTTTCTGTATTAATGCCGGCGCACAACAACGAAAATACAATTGAACGGGCCATAAATTCCGTATTAAATCAAACTTTTACTGATTATGAACTTATAATAGTAGATACGGGAAGTACGGATAATACTGAAATTTTAATTAATGAAAAATATGGCGATCACCTGAATGAAAAAATAAAGTATTTTAAACATGAAAATTCAGGAACAAAAAAAGCTTTGAATAAAGGATTAGCTGAAGCACAAGGCAAGATTATAGCATATTTAGATTCTGGTAACTACTGGTTTGAAAGTTATCTTGAAAAAATGGTTTCAGCATTATTTAAAAATAATAAAAATACAGCTTATACCGGTATAGAAGTAGAAAATATAACTAAAAATAAAACTTTTGTTAAAAAAGTTAAATACAGCAGGAATCAATTATTAGAAAATAACTATATAGATCTTAATGTTTTTGTGCATAAAAAATTCATTTATGATCAATTGGGGGGTTTAAATGAATCATTAACTCATTTGGAAGATTGGGATTTAATTTTAAGGTACACACGCTTAAATGAACCTTATTTTGTAGATGAAACTTTAGCTAAATGTTTTTTAAATGATGAATTTAAGGTTAATTCTAACGTAAACTTAGATAATAACCGTTCTATGGTTCACAAGATACATAAAAATGAACGAATAGAGAAAGGGCTTGATAATTTAAATATTGGTTATGTATTATGGGATTTTCCTGCATTTTCACAGACTTTTGTAATGAATGAACTGAGATGGTTAGTTGAAAATAATTATAATGTCAAAGTTTTCTATAAAATAAGGCCAGATAAGGAAGCTGAACTTGACTTTGACATTGAAGCTTATCAAATAGAAAATGAAAATGATTTAATAGAAAAGATTGAAGAATTTGATATTAACATGCTTCATTCTCATTTTGTATATCCTGCATGTACGCTTTTAACATATCCTGCTGCTAAAAAAACAGGTGTGTCTTTTACAGTATTTGCACATGCTATTGACATTTTTCATCATGACAATGATAAAAGAAATAAAATAAGAGAAATAAGCCAAAGCCACTATTGTAAGAAGATTTTTGTACTGGGGAATTTTCATTATAACTATTTAGCTGAAAGGGGCGTTCCAAAAGGAAAATTAATGTTATTAAGGCAAGCAACAAAGTATGAAATAAAAAATGAAATAAATAGGGATATGCATCGATTTAAAAGAGAGATTAAAGATGTAATAACTGTTACTCGTTTTGTAGAAAAAAAAGGAATTGATACCCTTATAGAAACGGCTAAAATTCTAGAACAAGAAGATCTCAATTTTAAAATTTATGGTTATGGTCCATTAGAAGAAGATCTGCAAACTCAGATAAATGAATTAAATCTTAAAAATGTAACTATTGAAGGTCCAATTAAAGGTAATGCTGTAAAAAAAGCTTATTTAGATGGAGATATATTTGTTTTACCCTGTAGAAGGGCATCTAATGGTGATATGGATGGTATGCCAACGGTTATTTTTGAGGCTATGGCTTATGGAGTTCCAGTAATCACTACAAATGTTTCCTCAATTCCTGAATTTGTACTGGATAATTACTGTGGATTTATAGTCAACCCAAATGATCCTGTAGCGCTTGCAAATAAAATACAATATGTTAGGGGCATGGATAAAAATAAATTGTTTACAATTCTAAAACATGCTCAAAAGCAAGTTCAAAAAAGTTCAAGTGTTGAAGAAACAATTGAAACTATGATTGATATTTGGAGTAATAATAAAATTGATTTATTCATGATAACTTATCAGAAACAACAGTACAAAGATTTAAAAACAATAAAAGAGATACTTGACAGAATTTTTAAACATACTACTGTAGACTTTGATTTAACGATTGTTGATAATGATAGTGATGAAGATTTTAAAAATTTTATTCAAGAATATGCAAGAAAATATTCAAATATTCGATTAGTATTTCTCCACGATAATTTACTATGTGGTCCTGCATCTAATATTGCGTTAGACTTGATGAATAATGATTTTGCTATTTATATATGTAGTAATGAAGGGTTCATTTTAAAACATGGTTGGGAGTATAAAGCTTTAAAATATATGAGAAATAATAAAAATGTAGGTATTGCTGGTGATTTAGCTTATTCTCAAAATTATTATAATGGTAAAACATATAAAAATCAGGAATTTTTCAGTAAGTTTAGAAATAAAGAGTATATTGTAGGTAATGATGATGTTGGTTTTAAACATGTGCAGGGTGGTATCTATATCTTAAGAAGAGACACTTACGAGCAGTGTGGAGGATTTAATCCATTATTACCTCAAGGTTATATGGATGTCGAGTATAGTTATTATTTGCAAAGTATGGATTGGGAATTAGGTGTAATTCCCGAGTGGATATCTTTAACAAAAAAAACTAGGCCAGAATTTTATGCGTATTTAGATGAAAATACAACTTTTGTCCATCCTTTGAAATTGGAGGATGTCAACCAAATTGAAAATAAATCATTGAATCGCTGTAATATTTGTAATGGGGAATTAGTTGATAATATTTGTACTATTTGTAGATCTGACAGCTCTGAAAGGGCGATTTATAGGATCATCGGAAAGACTGATAAGTTATACCGTTCGTTAACATGTACTTTACTACTGAAAAATAATAATATTCATGAAATGTTTGAAAAGATGTTTACTGTAATCAATAAACCGTATTCTACAAAGAATGTAAATGAAAACTTGGAAGATGTCCTTGAGATTTTGGAAAGTTCAGATGTTTTAGTTACAAATCTTAATTTTGATATCACAAATTACGAAAAACTGCTTAAGATGATGGTTAATAGAGTAAATGATAGGGGGTTATTACTTCTTCAATTATCAAATGATGAATTATTAAATAAATATATAAAAGAATTTTTAACAGATCAAAGGTTTGTAATTGATACTGTTGACTTTGTATCTAATAAACTAGTAAATGATGAATTTTTAGTTGCAGAGCGAGATATATAA